One Veillonellales bacterium DNA window includes the following coding sequences:
- a CDS encoding gluconeogenesis factor YvcK family protein, which produces MHFLKWMYPGIKLKRWLLLFSLGVIAASIGLAIVFNYKYVGVIEETIFRMAYLMTGNYHYTVTTLVGITVILCGLAIMTLATRQIIRSVISVLIPEGADRLIEIIFEKRKLNRGPAVTVIGGGTGLSVLLRGIKSVTSNITAIVTVADDGGSSGRIRQDLGMIPPGDLRNCLVALADTEPLMEKLFQHRFGGAGDLSGHNFGNLFIAAMTEVLGDVEKALKESSKVLAVRGQVLPASTETVRLAAEMEDGSIVEGESQIPLAHKRIRRVFLRPRDVTPVKSALEAIREADAVILGPGSLYTSVLPNLLVKEVAEALRQTSAVKIYICNVMTQPGETDGYTAADHVRAILDHVGPGAIDYVVVNSQDVADNLRTLYASQGAYPVVADIEAIEALGVKVEAANIISETNLVRHDPVKLSRTIISMVYNLKASSERMRLLDYYLIADNIKKLKDLED; this is translated from the coding sequence TTTCCCTGGGGGTTATTGCAGCCAGTATCGGGTTAGCCATCGTCTTTAACTATAAATATGTCGGGGTCATCGAAGAAACGATCTTTAGGATGGCTTATTTGATGACAGGCAACTATCATTATACGGTTACTACTTTGGTGGGAATTACGGTGATTCTGTGCGGATTGGCGATTATGACGCTGGCTACCCGCCAAATTATCCGTTCCGTGATCAGTGTGCTGATTCCGGAAGGTGCCGATCGCCTGATTGAAATCATTTTCGAAAAGCGCAAACTGAACCGGGGACCGGCGGTGACGGTGATTGGCGGCGGCACCGGTTTGTCGGTGCTGCTCCGGGGGATAAAAAGTGTAACCAGCAATATTACGGCGATTGTTACGGTAGCCGATGACGGTGGTTCTTCCGGCCGGATCCGGCAGGATCTGGGAATGATTCCGCCCGGAGATTTGCGCAACTGTCTGGTGGCGCTGGCTGATACGGAGCCCTTGATGGAAAAGTTGTTTCAGCATCGTTTTGGCGGTGCCGGCGATTTGTCCGGGCATAATTTTGGCAATCTGTTTATTGCTGCCATGACGGAAGTGCTGGGAGATGTGGAAAAGGCACTGAAAGAGTCCAGCAAAGTGTTAGCCGTAAGGGGACAGGTGCTGCCTGCTTCGACGGAAACGGTGCGTTTGGCGGCGGAGATGGAAGACGGCAGCATTGTTGAGGGAGAATCGCAGATTCCCTTGGCGCATAAACGAATCCGGCGGGTATTTTTGCGGCCTCGGGACGTTACTCCGGTAAAAAGCGCTTTGGAAGCGATCCGGGAAGCGGATGCGGTTATTTTAGGGCCGGGCAGCTTATATACCAGCGTGCTGCCGAACCTGCTGGTAAAAGAAGTGGCGGAAGCTTTGCGCCAGACTTCGGCAGTGAAAATTTATATATGCAACGTGATGACCCAGCCGGGAGAGACGGATGGATATACGGCTGCCGATCATGTACGGGCAATTTTGGATCATGTGGGTCCCGGGGCTATTGACTATGTAGTGGTTAATTCCCAGGATGTAGCGGATAATCTGCGGACGCTTTATGCCAGTCAGGGCGCCTATCCGGTCGTGGCGGATATTGAGGCGATTGAGGCATTGGGCGTCAAGGTGGAGGCTGCCAATATTATCAGCGAAACCAATTTGGTGCGCCATGATCCGGTGAAGTTATCCCGGACCATTATATCCATGGTTTATAACTTAAAGGCAAGCTCGGAACGGATGCGGCTGCTGGATTATTATTTAATTGCCGATAATATTAAAAAGCTCAAGGATTTAGAGGACTGA